A part of Lacinutrix sp. 5H-3-7-4 genomic DNA contains:
- a CDS encoding YdeI family protein has product MKKATSVEEYIENNAHFSDVLNTLRELILSTNLDEAIKWSAPVYSYNGKNVIGLAAFKKHFCLWFFNGVFLKDKNNLLVNAQEGKTKALRQMRFDTLDDIDKPIVLAYIKEAIENQKLGKEIKPVRTTKKDITIPDLLKNEINTNIDFSNAFKDLTLSKQREYCNYIIDAKREPTKIKRLDKIKPMILNGIGLHDKYKNC; this is encoded by the coding sequence ATGAAAAAAGCGACATCGGTTGAAGAGTATATAGAAAATAATGCCCATTTTAGTGATGTATTAAATACGCTAAGAGAACTTATATTATCTACTAATTTAGATGAAGCCATTAAATGGAGCGCACCGGTATATTCGTATAACGGTAAAAATGTTATTGGTTTAGCTGCATTTAAAAAACATTTTTGCCTTTGGTTTTTTAATGGTGTCTTTTTAAAAGATAAAAACAACCTATTGGTTAATGCTCAAGAAGGAAAAACAAAGGCCTTAAGGCAAATGCGTTTTGACACTTTAGATGATATAGATAAGCCAATAGTATTAGCCTACATTAAAGAAGCTATAGAAAACCAAAAACTAGGCAAAGAAATCAAGCCTGTTCGTACTACTAAAAAAGATATTACTATTCCAGATTTATTAAAAAATGAAATAAATACAAATATAGATTTTAGTAATGCTTTTAAAGATTTAACGCTTTCTAAACAGCGTGAATACTGTAACTATATTATAGATGCAAAAAGAGAACCCACAAAAATCAAAAGGTTAGACAAAATTAAACCTATGATTTTAAATGGTATTGGTTTACATGATAAGTATAAAAACTGTTAA
- a CDS encoding peptidylprolyl isomerase produces MRLLIVLFISLIFFNCEDKQTKQKTTLPKQTKQKEEKPEAKEIAIDSSKLSLEERFLPLNDDNAMDFFLEYEKENQENKVRLVTDKGNIDILLFDTVKFHRANFIFLVKNKVFDGTQFHRVVKNFVIQGGNSDNRKVLKKRRKIGRYLLPPDTKRGFKHHRGIISVPSSDIENAYKLASPFEFFITQTNQYHLDGKYTAFGRVINGMDVVDKIANVEVDGGDWPVHNVYIQTVEILN; encoded by the coding sequence ATGCGCTTACTTATTGTATTGTTTATTTCTCTAATATTTTTCAATTGTGAAGATAAACAAACTAAACAAAAAACAACACTACCAAAACAAACCAAACAAAAAGAAGAAAAACCTGAAGCTAAAGAAATAGCTATAGATAGTAGTAAATTATCTCTTGAAGAACGCTTTTTACCTTTAAACGACGATAATGCTATGGATTTCTTTTTGGAATATGAAAAGGAAAACCAAGAAAACAAAGTGAGATTAGTAACAGACAAAGGTAATATTGATATTTTATTATTTGACACTGTAAAATTCCACCGTGCAAATTTTATTTTTTTAGTAAAAAATAAAGTGTTTGATGGTACACAGTTTCATCGTGTTGTTAAAAATTTTGTGATACAAGGAGGAAATTCAGACAACCGAAAAGTACTTAAAAAGAGACGAAAAATAGGACGATATTTACTTCCGCCAGATACTAAACGTGGTTTTAAACACCATCGCGGTATTATTTCTGTACCAAGTAGTGATATTGAAAATGCTTATAAATTAGCATCACCTTTCGAGTTTTTTATCACCCAAACAAACCAATACCATCTAGATGGTAAATACACTGCTTTTGGGCGTGTAATTAACGGTATGGATGTGGTAGACAAAATTGCTAATGTAGAGGTCGATGGTGGCGATTGGCCAGTGCATAACGTCTACATACAAACAGTAGAAATTTTAAATTAA
- a CDS encoding RNA polymerase sigma factor, giving the protein MNKELEHSFVELLEKHQNIVHKVCRLYTNNYDAHNDLFQEITIQLWRAYPKFRGDSKFSTWMYRVGLNTAITLYRKSKRSIKTTEFDTVQFKIKAEDYDDTEEQQLKLLYQAVHQLNDIEKALVFLYLEDKNYKEISETMGITEVNARVKMNRVKTKLRTILNP; this is encoded by the coding sequence TTGAATAAAGAACTTGAACATAGTTTTGTAGAATTGCTTGAGAAGCACCAGAATATTGTGCACAAGGTATGCCGTTTGTATACTAATAATTATGATGCACATAATGATTTGTTTCAAGAGATTACCATACAGTTATGGCGAGCGTATCCAAAATTTCGTGGTGACTCGAAGTTTAGTACTTGGATGTATCGTGTTGGGTTAAATACCGCGATTACACTTTACAGAAAGTCTAAACGAAGTATTAAAACAACAGAATTTGATACTGTACAGTTTAAAATTAAAGCTGAAGATTATGATGATACTGAGGAGCAACAACTTAAACTATTGTATCAAGCCGTACACCAATTAAACGATATTGAAAAAGCGCTTGTTTTCTTGTATTTAGAAGATAAGAATTATAAAGAAATTAGTGAAACAATGGGTATTACTGAGGTTAATGCTAGAGTGAAAATGAATAGAGTGAAAACCAAATTAAGAACCATATTAAATCCGTAA
- a CDS encoding M3 family metallopeptidase — protein MQTKKSIKLILLTVLITITACKKEEQKKETVMADNLLLEEWTGPYQGVPAFDKMKVEDVKDAIEKGMALGLEDIEAIANNPDEPTFKNTIEAMERAGKPLNRAFTYYGIFSSNMSSPEFREVSSALAPKLSEYRSKINQNEKLFKRIKTVYDASQKTPLDADQQRVVELVYKGFEMNGAELDTEKKKRYAEINKELSSLYSDFSNNVLHDEENYITYLTKDQLDGLSDGFIKSAAAIATANGEDGKYAITNTRSSMDPFLTYATNRELRKQVWTNYYSRGDNGDEYDNNAIIAKILKLRRERVELLGYDNYADWRLQDRMAKTPENAMNLMMAVWPAAIARVKEEVADMQAVANKNGDNITIEPWDYRFYAEKVRKAKYDLDSDEVKQYLQLDKLTQALFYTAGRLFNYNFKPITDGSVPVFHEDVKVWEVTDKDSGEHIGLWYLDPFARQGKRSGAWATTYRSFTTFDGKTNVLASNNSNFVKAAPGEAVLVSWDDAETFFHEFGHALHFFSSNVKYPTLNGGVRDYTEFQSQLLERWLSTDQVINQFLVHNKTGEPMPEELVSKIKKASTFNQGFGTTEYLASALMDMKLHLADPENIDIDKFERETLAELNMPKELPMRHRTPHFGHVFSGEGYATAYYGYMWADVLTSDASEAFKEAPGGFYDAEVAEKLVKYLFAPRNSMDPAEAYRLFRGRDAKIEALMKDRGFPITK, from the coding sequence ATGCAAACTAAAAAAAGTATAAAACTTATTCTACTTACAGTACTTATTACAATTACTGCTTGTAAAAAAGAAGAACAAAAAAAAGAAACTGTAATGGCAGACAATTTATTACTTGAAGAATGGACTGGACCTTACCAAGGTGTTCCTGCATTCGATAAAATGAAGGTTGAAGATGTAAAAGACGCTATTGAAAAAGGTATGGCATTAGGTCTTGAAGATATTGAGGCAATAGCAAATAATCCAGACGAACCAACTTTTAAAAATACTATTGAAGCCATGGAGCGTGCTGGTAAACCTTTAAACCGCGCATTTACATACTATGGTATTTTTAGTAGTAATATGAGTTCACCAGAGTTTAGAGAAGTCTCTTCTGCTTTAGCTCCTAAACTTTCAGAATATCGTTCTAAAATAAACCAAAACGAAAAATTATTTAAACGAATAAAAACAGTATATGATGCGTCTCAAAAAACACCTTTAGACGCAGATCAACAACGTGTTGTGGAGCTGGTTTACAAAGGTTTTGAAATGAATGGCGCAGAACTCGATACCGAAAAGAAAAAACGTTATGCTGAAATAAATAAAGAATTGTCTTCTTTATACAGCGATTTTTCAAATAACGTATTACATGATGAAGAAAATTATATTACCTACTTAACAAAAGACCAATTAGATGGGTTGAGTGATGGTTTTATAAAATCGGCAGCAGCAATTGCAACCGCAAATGGCGAAGACGGAAAATATGCCATAACAAATACAAGATCCTCAATGGATCCCTTTTTAACCTATGCTACAAACCGAGAATTACGTAAACAAGTTTGGACAAATTATTACTCTCGTGGCGATAATGGTGATGAATATGATAATAATGCTATAATCGCAAAAATTTTAAAATTACGTCGTGAACGTGTAGAATTATTAGGATACGATAATTATGCCGATTGGCGCTTACAAGACCGTATGGCTAAAACACCAGAAAATGCCATGAACTTAATGATGGCTGTTTGGCCAGCTGCCATTGCACGAGTAAAAGAAGAAGTTGCAGATATGCAAGCTGTTGCAAATAAAAATGGAGATAACATAACTATAGAACCTTGGGATTACCGTTTTTATGCAGAAAAAGTACGTAAAGCAAAATACGATTTAGATAGCGACGAAGTAAAACAATACTTACAATTAGATAAACTTACACAAGCTTTATTTTATACTGCTGGACGATTATTTAATTATAACTTCAAGCCTATTACAGATGGTAGCGTACCTGTATTTCATGAAGATGTAAAAGTTTGGGAAGTTACAGATAAAGACTCTGGAGAGCATATTGGTTTATGGTATTTAGACCCATTTGCAAGACAAGGTAAACGCTCTGGAGCTTGGGCAACAACTTACAGAAGTTTTACAACCTTTGATGGAAAAACCAATGTATTAGCATCTAATAACTCAAACTTTGTAAAAGCTGCACCTGGTGAAGCTGTTTTAGTATCTTGGGATGATGCCGAAACATTTTTCCATGAGTTTGGCCACGCATTACACTTTTTCTCTTCTAATGTAAAATACCCAACACTAAATGGTGGCGTGAGAGACTATACAGAGTTTCAATCTCAATTATTAGAACGCTGGTTATCTACAGATCAAGTTATAAACCAATTTTTAGTGCATAACAAAACAGGTGAACCAATGCCAGAAGAACTGGTATCTAAAATAAAAAAAGCTTCTACATTTAATCAAGGCTTTGGTACAACAGAGTATTTAGCATCTGCTTTAATGGATATGAAACTACACTTAGCAGATCCTGAAAATATAGATATAGATAAATTTGAACGCGAAACTTTAGCCGAATTAAATATGCCAAAAGAATTACCAATGCGTCACAGAACACCACATTTTGGTCACGTTTTTTCTGGTGAAGGTTATGCTACAGCATATTATGGTTACATGTGGGCAGATGTTTTAACTAGTGATGCATCTGAAGCTTTTAAAGAAGCTCCAGGAGGATTTTATGATGCAGAAGTTGCAGAAAAATTAGTAAAATACCTTTTTGCTCCAAGAAATAGCATGGATCCTGCTGAAGCTTATAGATTATTTAGAGGACGTGATGCTAAAATTGAAGCATTAATGAAAGATCGTGGTTTTCCTATTACCAAATAA
- the nusB gene encoding transcription antitermination factor NusB — MQVLYAFKGTESDDFSKDQKFLIYSIDNMYNLYLLIISLLIAVQERAESHLEKTSKKHLATDEEKNPNRKFISNEVLAMLKNNEQLKSRINEIKTINWDLDSEYVEIIFRAILKSDLYKDYLKTKTSTFYEDRDFIVDVFKEIIAPNDKLYDYIEDKHLTWLDDLPTVNTSILKLLRKVKPESDAFHFMPKLYKNIEDKEFAIKLFKKTLLNQSILSKEIASKTTNWDADRIANIDYLLLKMGICEIKDFPSIPTKVTINEYLEISKEYSTPKSKVFINGILDKLVKEYENEGKLNKVGRGLM; from the coding sequence ATGCAGGTATTGTACGCCTTTAAAGGTACAGAAAGCGATGATTTTTCTAAAGATCAAAAATTTTTAATTTACAGTATAGATAATATGTACAATTTGTACTTGTTAATTATCTCGCTTTTAATTGCTGTGCAAGAACGTGCTGAGAGTCATTTAGAGAAAACCAGTAAAAAACACTTGGCAACAGACGAAGAAAAAAATCCTAACCGAAAATTTATTAGTAACGAAGTTTTAGCAATGCTTAAAAATAATGAGCAGCTAAAATCTAGAATTAATGAAATTAAAACTATAAACTGGGATTTAGATAGTGAATATGTAGAAATTATTTTTAGAGCAATACTTAAAAGTGACCTATATAAAGACTATTTAAAAACAAAAACATCTACATTTTATGAAGATAGAGATTTTATTGTAGATGTATTTAAAGAAATTATAGCTCCTAACGATAAGCTTTACGATTATATTGAAGATAAACACTTAACCTGGTTAGACGATTTACCAACAGTCAATACATCAATATTAAAACTTTTACGTAAAGTAAAACCAGAGTCAGACGCATTTCATTTTATGCCTAAGTTGTATAAAAACATAGAAGATAAAGAATTTGCAATTAAATTGTTTAAAAAAACACTTTTAAACCAAAGTATTTTATCTAAAGAAATCGCATCTAAAACTACCAATTGGGATGCAGATCGTATTGCAAATATTGATTACCTATTACTAAAAATGGGTATATGTGAGATTAAAGATTTCCCATCTATACCTACTAAAGTGACCATAAATGAATATTTAGAAATATCTAAAGAATATTCAACACCAAAAAGTAAAGTCTTTATAAATGGTATTTTAGATAAGCTGGTAAAAGAATATGAAAACGAAGGAAAACTAAATAAAGTTGGCCGTGGGTTGATGTAG
- a CDS encoding 1-acyl-sn-glycerol-3-phosphate acyltransferase encodes MGLFKKNPFGHILWVKKWLIRILGVLSHRRFRGFNELQIEGSEIIKDLPDTNVLFISNHQTYFADVISMFHVFNASLSNREDSIKNVGYLWNPKLNMYYVAAKETMKSGLLPKIFAYTGSISIERTWRSEGKDVNRQVKMSDISAINTALQDGWVITFPQGTTTPFKPIRKGTAHIIKRYKPVVVPIVIDGFRRSFDKKGLRIKKKNVYQTFEIKEPLKIDYENESIAEIVEKIEYAIEQHPSFLKVIPQEELEAREELNKQREWIDS; translated from the coding sequence ATGGGATTATTCAAAAAAAATCCTTTCGGACATATATTGTGGGTTAAGAAATGGCTAATTAGAATTCTTGGTGTGTTATCACACAGACGTTTTAGAGGCTTTAACGAACTACAAATTGAAGGCTCTGAAATTATAAAAGACTTACCAGATACAAACGTATTATTTATATCCAATCACCAAACTTATTTTGCCGATGTAATATCTATGTTTCATGTATTTAATGCTAGTTTAAGTAACAGAGAAGACTCCATAAAAAACGTAGGTTATTTATGGAACCCTAAATTAAACATGTATTACGTTGCAGCAAAAGAAACAATGAAATCTGGTTTACTGCCTAAAATATTTGCATATACAGGATCTATAAGTATAGAACGTACATGGAGAAGCGAAGGTAAAGATGTAAACAGGCAAGTTAAAATGAGTGATATATCGGCAATTAACACTGCCTTACAAGACGGTTGGGTAATTACCTTTCCTCAAGGAACAACAACACCGTTTAAGCCAATTAGAAAAGGAACAGCACACATTATAAAACGTTACAAACCAGTAGTTGTACCAATAGTAATAGATGGTTTTAGACGTAGTTTTGATAAAAAAGGATTACGTATTAAAAAGAAAAACGTATATCAAACTTTTGAAATTAAAGAACCATTAAAAATTGATTACGAAAATGAAAGTATTGCAGAAATAGTTGAAAAAATAGAATATGCAATAGAGCAACATCCTTCATTTTTAAAAGTAATTCCTCAAGAAGAATTAGAAGCTCGGGAAGAGTTAAATAAACAGCGTGAGTGGATAGATAGTTAA
- a CDS encoding ABC transporter ATP-binding protein translates to MKELQHLNKYFLKYKKQLILGIVITIASKLFTVFIPKLISKIIDSISAEMQNATENLEVFKSVLLESILLIIGTAIATGILTFFMRQLIINVSRYIEFDLKNEVYQQYQKLSLNFYKKNRTGDLMNRISEDVGKVRMYVGPAIMYSINTITLFIVVLVFMFKQAPQLTLYTIIPLPILSVLIYKISKQIHKRSTVVQQYLSKLSTFTQESFSGISVIKAYGIEPQTATNFNNLAEGSKQKHLHLVQIQAFFFPMMLLLIGISNIIVIYFGGKQYMAGEISLGNIIEFIMYVNMLTWPVATVGWVTSIVQEAEASQKRINEFLKVEPEIKNKNTSLSKITGNISFKDVHFTYDDTNIQALKGVSFNIKAGETLAIIGKTGSGKSTILDLIGRLYDIDSGTLLIDNTPIDQLNLYNLRDAIGYVPQDAFLFSDTINNNIKFGKENATDNEVIAAAKNAQVHKNISKFAKQYETVLGERGITLSGGQKQRVSIARAIIKDPEILLFDDCLSAVDTETEEKILNNLKKVSAGKTTIIVSHRISSAKNADHIIVLDDGKIVQKGTHSGLIDIDGYYKELYLNQLTENTSN, encoded by the coding sequence ATGAAAGAATTACAGCACCTTAACAAATATTTCCTTAAATATAAAAAACAGCTTATACTAGGTATTGTTATTACAATTGCATCTAAGTTATTTACTGTGTTCATTCCCAAGCTAATATCTAAAATTATAGATAGTATTAGTGCCGAGATGCAAAACGCGACTGAAAACTTAGAGGTTTTTAAATCGGTTTTATTAGAAAGCATACTCCTTATTATAGGTACTGCTATTGCTACTGGGATTTTAACTTTTTTTATGCGTCAACTTATTATTAATGTATCGCGTTATATAGAGTTTGATTTAAAAAACGAAGTCTACCAACAATACCAAAAGCTCTCTTTAAATTTTTATAAAAAAAATAGAACTGGAGATTTAATGAACCGCATTAGTGAAGATGTTGGTAAAGTAAGAATGTATGTTGGTCCTGCTATAATGTATAGTATTAATACCATTACTTTATTTATAGTTGTATTGGTGTTTATGTTTAAACAAGCACCACAACTTACATTATATACTATAATTCCATTACCAATATTATCGGTTTTAATATATAAAATTAGTAAACAAATACATAAGCGAAGTACTGTAGTACAACAATATTTATCTAAACTTTCTACATTTACTCAAGAATCTTTTAGTGGTATTTCGGTTATAAAAGCCTATGGAATAGAGCCACAAACTGCTACTAACTTTAATAATTTAGCTGAAGGCAGCAAACAAAAACACCTACATTTAGTACAAATTCAAGCTTTCTTTTTTCCTATGATGCTTTTATTAATAGGTATTAGCAACATTATTGTTATCTATTTTGGTGGCAAACAATATATGGCTGGAGAAATTTCTTTAGGAAATATTATAGAGTTTATAATGTATGTAAATATGTTAACTTGGCCAGTAGCAACCGTTGGTTGGGTAACCTCTATTGTACAAGAAGCAGAAGCTTCGCAAAAAAGAATAAATGAGTTTTTAAAAGTAGAACCAGAGATTAAAAACAAAAATACGTCACTATCTAAAATAACAGGTAATATTAGTTTCAAAGATGTACACTTTACATATGACGACACTAATATTCAAGCTTTAAAAGGTGTAAGTTTTAATATAAAAGCGGGAGAAACATTAGCTATTATAGGAAAAACTGGTTCTGGTAAATCTACAATTTTAGACTTAATAGGCCGTTTGTACGATATAGACTCTGGAACACTATTAATAGACAACACACCAATAGACCAGTTAAATCTATATAACCTACGCGATGCCATTGGTTATGTACCTCAAGACGCCTTTTTATTTAGCGACACTATAAATAACAATATTAAATTTGGTAAAGAAAATGCAACAGATAATGAAGTAATTGCTGCTGCAAAAAATGCACAAGTACATAAAAATATTAGCAAATTTGCTAAGCAATATGAAACTGTTTTAGGAGAAAGAGGTATTACTTTATCTGGAGGACAAAAGCAACGTGTATCTATTGCTAGAGCAATAATTAAAGATCCAGAAATATTATTATTTGACGATTGCCTATCTGCCGTAGATACAGAAACTGAAGAAAAAATACTTAACAACCTAAAAAAGGTTTCTGCTGGAAAAACGACCATAATTGTGAGTCACAGAATATCATCAGCTAAAAATGCAGATCACATTATTGTTTTAGACGATGGTAAAATTGTACAAAAAGGAACACATAGCGGCTTAATTGATATAGATGGTTATTATAAAGAGCTTTATTTAAACCAATTAACCGAAAACACATCCAATTAA
- a CDS encoding DUF1573 domain-containing protein yields the protein MKKVLVVFSALCMMAFTSCKEDATKKIDESNVTAAAVRDAASSKYPVIEFNKTEHDFGEIINGTPVETVFTYKNTGEAPLVITDVKSSCGCTIPKDWSREPLAPGDEGKFTVKFNGKGNGKTSKAITVTANTEKGREVVKITSFVKPDPNAPGKAQPLSPAIK from the coding sequence ATGAAAAAAGTATTAGTAGTATTTAGTGCATTATGCATGATGGCATTTACTTCTTGTAAAGAAGATGCAACAAAAAAAATTGATGAAAGCAACGTAACAGCAGCAGCGGTTAGAGATGCAGCATCTTCAAAATATCCAGTTATTGAGTTTAATAAAACTGAACATGATTTTGGTGAAATTATTAATGGAACACCAGTAGAAACAGTATTTACATATAAAAATACAGGTGAAGCTCCTTTAGTAATTACAGATGTAAAAAGTTCATGTGGATGTACAATTCCTAAAGATTGGTCTAGAGAGCCTTTAGCTCCAGGAGACGAAGGGAAATTTACAGTTAAATTTAACGGTAAAGGAAACGGGAAAACTTCTAAAGCTATTACTGTAACAGCAAATACAGAAAAAGGAAGAGAAGTAGTTAAAATAACTTCTTTTGTAAAGCCAGATCCTAACGCACCAGGAAAAGCACAACCTTTATCTCCAGCAATTAAGTAA
- the yajC gene encoding preprotein translocase subunit YajC → MGEISSFLPILAMFAVVYFFMIAPQMKRAKNEKKFAAELKRGDKVITKSGMHGKIVELNEKDNSCIIETMSGKLKFDRAAISMESSKALNAPVKK, encoded by the coding sequence ATGGGAGAAATTTCAAGCTTTTTACCAATTTTAGCAATGTTTGCTGTAGTGTACTTTTTTATGATTGCACCACAAATGAAACGTGCTAAAAACGAAAAAAAATTCGCTGCTGAATTAAAGCGTGGCGATAAAGTAATTACCAAAAGTGGTATGCATGGTAAAATTGTAGAACTAAATGAAAAAGATAATAGTTGCATAATAGAAACTATGTCTGGAAAATTAAAGTTCGATCGAGCTGCAATTTCTATGGAAAGCAGTAAGGCACTAAATGCACCAGTAAAAAAGTAA
- a CDS encoding CoA pyrophosphatase — MNFNKFKESIVKIENLPLPGQDSQFKMSPPFREALIKLQAEKIKRARKSAVMALFYPNLDNETELMLILRKTYKGVHSAQVGFPGGKLEANETTKEAALRETEEEIGVDASSITVLKKLTEVYIPPSNFHVQPYIGIVKNTPIFTKQDTEVEDLLEVKLTHFLDENNITEKEVTTYNGLKVNVPAYNLNSHLVWGATAMMLSEVKDLLKCTIK; from the coding sequence ATGAATTTTAATAAGTTTAAAGAATCCATTGTAAAAATAGAAAATTTACCGCTTCCAGGTCAAGATTCTCAATTTAAAATGTCTCCTCCATTTCGTGAAGCATTAATAAAACTACAAGCCGAAAAAATAAAACGCGCGCGAAAAAGTGCAGTTATGGCTTTATTTTATCCAAATCTTGATAACGAAACAGAGTTAATGCTAATACTTAGAAAAACGTATAAAGGTGTACATTCTGCACAGGTAGGTTTTCCAGGTGGTAAATTAGAAGCAAATGAAACTACAAAAGAAGCTGCTTTAAGAGAAACCGAAGAAGAAATAGGAGTAGATGCTAGTAGTATTACTGTTTTAAAAAAACTAACAGAGGTGTATATACCACCAAGTAATTTTCATGTGCAACCTTATATAGGTATAGTTAAAAACACACCTATTTTTACAAAACAGGATACAGAGGTAGAAGATTTATTAGAGGTAAAACTCACTCATTTTTTAGACGAAAATAATATTACCGAAAAAGAAGTAACTACTTATAATGGTCTAAAAGTCAATGTTCCAGCTTATAATTTAAATTCGCATCTTGTTTGGGGAGCAACAGCAATGATGCTTAGTGAAGTGAAAGACTTGTTAAAGTGCACTATAAAATAG
- a CDS encoding Glu/Leu/Phe/Val dehydrogenase: MVSEVINTNELHKIDPVFGQLSFDNHEQIVFCNDKDTGLKAIIGIHNTVLGPALGGTRMWQYKNEWEALNDVLRLSRGMTFKSAITGLNLGGGKAVIIGDAKTQKTPELMKRFGEFVHSLSGKYITAEDVGMETSDMDLVREVTPYVTGISESKGGAGNPSPITAYGVFMGMKAAAKYKFGTDVLEDKSVIVQGIGHVGESLVEHLTNEGAKVIISDINEGRLNEVSIKYGAEIYKGNDIYSEKVDIYAPCALGATINDDTINKLQAKIIAGAANNQLANENIHGQMLQDKGIVYAPDFLINAGGIINVYAELENYGKTEIMRKTENIYNTTLEILSNAEANAVTTHQAALNIAQERINARKKENSNS, from the coding sequence ATGGTATCAGAAGTTATTAATACAAACGAATTACATAAAATAGATCCAGTATTTGGGCAATTATCATTCGATAATCATGAGCAAATTGTTTTTTGCAACGACAAAGATACAGGATTAAAAGCAATTATAGGCATACATAATACAGTATTAGGTCCTGCTTTAGGAGGTACTAGAATGTGGCAATATAAGAACGAGTGGGAAGCATTAAATGATGTGCTACGCTTATCTCGTGGTATGACTTTTAAAAGTGCCATAACAGGTTTAAATTTAGGTGGTGGTAAAGCCGTAATTATAGGTGATGCTAAAACACAAAAAACGCCTGAATTAATGAAACGTTTTGGAGAGTTTGTACACTCTTTAAGCGGTAAATATATAACAGCAGAAGATGTTGGTATGGAAACCAGCGATATGGATTTGGTACGTGAAGTAACACCATATGTAACAGGAATTTCAGAAAGTAAAGGTGGAGCAGGAAATCCATCTCCAATTACAGCTTATGGCGTTTTTATGGGAATGAAAGCTGCTGCAAAATATAAGTTTGGTACAGATGTTCTTGAAGACAAATCTGTAATTGTACAAGGTATTGGTCACGTTGGTGAATCTCTTGTAGAACATTTAACTAACGAAGGTGCAAAAGTTATAATCTCAGATATTAACGAAGGTCGCTTAAACGAAGTAAGTATTAAGTATGGCGCAGAAATTTATAAAGGAAACGATATTTATTCTGAAAAAGTAGACATCTATGCACCATGTGCATTAGGTGCAACTATTAACGACGATACAATAAATAAACTTCAAGCAAAAATTATTGCTGGAGCAGCAAATAACCAATTGGCAAATGAAAATATTCATGGTCAAATGTTACAAGATAAAGGTATTGTATATGCACCAGACTTTTTAATAAATGCAGGTGGGATTATTAATGTTTATGCAGAATTAGAGAACTACGGTAAAACCGAAATTATGCGTAAAACTGAAAATATTTACAATACAACACTAGAAATTTTATCTAATGCTGAAGCTAATGCAGTTACAACACATCAAGCTGCTTTAAACATTGCACAAGAAAGAATAAATGCTAGAAAAAAAGAAAATTCTAATAGCTAA
- a CDS encoding DUF2200 domain-containing protein — protein sequence MATTTPEHDKRVADLTFSSVYPHYVTKVEKKGRTVEELHTVIEWLTGFNETTLNTLIEEKVTFKTFFERAKLNANAHLIKGVICGYRIEDITTPLTKQARYLDKLIDELARGRKMEKILRS from the coding sequence ATGGCTACTACTACTCCAGAACATGATAAACGCGTGGCTGACTTAACATTTTCATCTGTATATCCACATTATGTAACTAAAGTTGAAAAAAAAGGAAGAACCGTAGAAGAGCTTCATACTGTTATAGAATGGCTCACTGGTTTTAATGAAACCACATTAAATACTTTAATTGAAGAAAAAGTAACCTTTAAAACTTTTTTTGAACGCGCCAAACTAAACGCCAACGCACATTTAATAAAAGGTGTTATTTGTGGCTATAGGATTGAAGACATTACTACTCCTCTAACAAAACAAGCGCGTTATCTAGATAAGTTAATAGATGAACTTGCTAGAGGCAGAAAAATGGAGAAAATACTAAGAAGCTAA